The Acetomicrobium flavidum genome window below encodes:
- a CDS encoding V-type ATP synthase subunit B: protein MPFIDHIGVDQIYGPFVLLKGATDVGFGELAQIRMGNGSFRLGQVVLTSEDATLVQVFSGTSDLVPESTAVRFLGMPLEMKLSPSIIGRVFSGLGEPRDGCGPVYSSLSRDVNGSPLNPMARIYPRNFIQTGISAIDVLATLIRGQKLPIFSGNGLPHNRLAVQIANQSQLVGEENFAVVFAGIGVKRDDAAYFMEELFEKGRAKNMVVFLNLADDPVIERIATPRFALTVGEYLAFELNMHVLVIMTDITNYCEALREVGVAKGEVPSRKGYPGYMYSDLASLYERAGVLRGIQGSLTQIPILTMPNDDITHPIPDLTGFITEGQIVLSRELDSRGIYPPIDVLASLSRLMKDGIGKGYTREDHPNLASQLYASYSRVQDVRALASVIGEDELSQIDISYMDFGKSFENTFIKQSYDEDRDIGESLDIGWKLLKMLPRSELTRVTVKEVEERLSR from the coding sequence ATGCCCTTTATAGATCATATAGGAGTGGACCAAATATACGGGCCATTTGTCCTGCTAAAAGGGGCGACAGACGTGGGCTTCGGGGAGCTGGCCCAAATCAGGATGGGAAACGGCAGCTTTAGGTTGGGCCAGGTCGTCTTGACCAGCGAAGATGCGACCCTCGTGCAGGTCTTCAGCGGCACTTCTGACCTTGTGCCAGAAAGCACGGCCGTGCGCTTCTTGGGGATGCCGCTTGAGATGAAGCTGTCTCCCTCTATCATCGGGAGGGTTTTTTCGGGACTTGGGGAGCCCAGGGACGGTTGCGGGCCCGTTTATTCTTCCCTTAGCAGAGATGTGAACGGCTCTCCCCTAAACCCCATGGCAAGGATATATCCCAGAAACTTCATCCAGACGGGCATATCGGCCATAGACGTATTGGCCACCTTGATCAGAGGCCAAAAGCTTCCCATCTTTTCCGGAAACGGGTTGCCGCACAACAGGCTTGCCGTGCAGATTGCAAACCAGTCCCAACTGGTGGGCGAGGAGAATTTCGCCGTCGTCTTTGCGGGAATAGGGGTGAAACGAGACGATGCCGCCTACTTCATGGAGGAGCTCTTCGAGAAGGGCCGCGCCAAAAACATGGTGGTCTTCTTGAACTTGGCCGACGACCCCGTCATAGAGCGAATAGCCACGCCGCGCTTTGCCCTGACAGTGGGAGAGTATCTGGCCTTTGAGCTCAATATGCACGTATTGGTGATAATGACCGACATCACGAATTACTGTGAGGCCTTAAGGGAGGTAGGCGTCGCCAAAGGCGAGGTGCCAAGCCGTAAGGGCTATCCTGGCTACATGTATAGCGACCTGGCATCGCTCTATGAAAGGGCCGGAGTCCTGCGTGGGATCCAGGGAAGCCTGACACAAATTCCGATCCTCACGATGCCCAACGACGACATCACGCACCCCATACCGGACCTCACGGGCTTCATAACGGAAGGTCAGATAGTTTTGTCGAGGGAGCTCGATTCCAGGGGCATATATCCGCCAATAGACGTCTTAGCCAGCCTTTCGCGGCTCATGAAGGACGGCATAGGAAAGGGCTACACCAGGGAAGATCACCCCAACCTTGCAAGCCAGCTGTATGCTTCCTACAGCAGGGTCCAAGACGTCAGGGCCTTGGCAAGCGTCATCGGGGAAGATGAGCTTAGCCAAATAGACATCTCCTACATGGACTTTGGGAAGTCCTTCGAGAATACCTTTATAAAACAAAGCTACGATGAGGACAGGGATATAGGCGAATCTCTGGATATAGGATGGAAGCTGCTCAAGATGCTTCCTCGAAGCGAGCTGACGAGGGTAACCGTAAAGGAAGTCGAGGAAAGATTGTCGCGGTAA
- the gcvH gene encoding glycine cleavage system protein GcvH produces MNIPKDLKYTKTHEWVRVEGKNAYVGITDFAQRHLGDIVYVELPEVGSDVEVGDALCSIESVKAASDVYSPVSGKVVDANESLEEEPGLLNQDPYKNWIALIEMANPEEVDALLDAESYAKHCEQEKEAMA; encoded by the coding sequence ATGAACATTCCGAAGGATCTGAAGTATACGAAGACGCACGAGTGGGTTAGGGTAGAGGGCAAAAACGCTTACGTCGGCATAACCGATTTCGCCCAAAGGCACTTGGGAGACATAGTTTACGTCGAGCTTCCCGAGGTCGGCTCGGATGTGGAAGTCGGAGACGCGCTGTGTTCCATCGAGTCAGTCAAGGCAGCCTCTGACGTTTATTCGCCGGTCTCTGGCAAGGTGGTAGATGCCAACGAGTCCTTGGAAGAGGAACCGGGATTGCTCAACCAGGACCCCTACAAAAACTGGATCGCCTTAATCGAAATGGCCAACCCCGAGGAGGTGGACGCACTTCTTGACGCCGAAAGCTACGCCAAGCATTGCGAGCAAGAGAAGGAGGCGATGGCCTAA
- the lpdA gene encoding dihydrolipoyl dehydrogenase: protein MAENDLIVIGSGPGGYVAAIRAAQLGARVTVIEEDKVGGTCLNYGCIPTKALYQSAATALLAARMEDFGVVAGKPAIDMAKVHSWKRRAVDKLTGGVSQLLKGYKINVVNGRARLAGNGKVIVKRNDGESLELESKNVLIATGSKQAVPEVCGINLKGVMTSKELLGYEGLPGRLLVYGGGYIAMEFASIYNALGSKVTVMVRSKVLRLMDGEISKRLTLLLKKRGITFYEGTLLDRIEEGEKGLTVHALKGEEAVTLDADLVLVATGNVPNTDGLGLEEAGVKTGPKGIVVDEFYRTSAEGVYAIGDVIGPPYLAHVASEEGKAAVEAIFGRPGKVNYGVIPAAVFTIPEVATAGKTEEELQGEKVSYKVSKFLFGGNGKAVAMGEEEGLVKVLAYDDGHLAGVHIVGPHASDLIHEAAIAMHAGVSVEELISCIHAHPTLAEVFHEAVMALNEEAIHQLPKKR, encoded by the coding sequence ATGGCAGAAAACGATCTCATCGTGATCGGAAGCGGCCCCGGGGGGTATGTGGCGGCCATCAGGGCCGCTCAGCTTGGAGCAAGGGTTACCGTCATCGAGGAAGACAAAGTTGGCGGTACCTGTCTTAATTACGGCTGCATTCCCACGAAGGCATTGTATCAAAGCGCTGCCACCGCGCTTTTGGCGGCCAGAATGGAGGACTTTGGCGTAGTTGCGGGCAAGCCTGCAATAGACATGGCAAAGGTACATTCCTGGAAGCGCAGGGCTGTCGACAAGCTTACCGGCGGGGTCAGCCAACTGCTTAAAGGCTACAAGATAAACGTCGTAAACGGCAGGGCAAGGCTTGCGGGCAATGGTAAGGTCATCGTGAAGCGCAATGACGGAGAGTCGCTTGAGCTTGAGTCCAAAAACGTCCTAATAGCTACAGGTTCGAAGCAAGCCGTTCCTGAAGTTTGCGGTATAAACTTGAAGGGCGTCATGACCAGCAAGGAGTTATTGGGCTACGAGGGCCTCCCCGGCAGGCTTTTGGTATACGGCGGTGGTTACATAGCCATGGAATTTGCAAGCATTTACAATGCCCTGGGGTCTAAAGTTACGGTCATGGTAAGAAGCAAGGTGCTTCGCCTCATGGACGGCGAGATATCGAAGCGCTTGACGCTGCTTTTGAAGAAAAGGGGCATAACCTTCTACGAGGGAACCCTCCTCGATCGCATCGAGGAGGGCGAAAAGGGCTTGACGGTCCACGCCTTGAAAGGCGAGGAGGCCGTGACCTTAGATGCCGACCTTGTGCTCGTCGCCACGGGAAACGTCCCGAATACGGACGGCCTTGGCTTGGAAGAGGCAGGAGTCAAGACTGGGCCCAAGGGCATAGTCGTCGATGAGTTCTACAGGACCTCGGCTGAAGGGGTGTATGCCATAGGTGACGTAATTGGGCCGCCCTACCTCGCCCATGTGGCCTCGGAGGAGGGCAAGGCTGCCGTTGAGGCCATCTTTGGCAGGCCAGGCAAGGTCAACTACGGCGTTATACCGGCGGCAGTGTTTACCATCCCTGAAGTGGCCACAGCAGGAAAGACCGAGGAGGAGCTTCAAGGGGAAAAGGTTAGCTATAAGGTCAGCAAGTTTCTCTTTGGAGGTAACGGCAAGGCTGTCGCCATGGGCGAGGAGGAGGGCTTGGTCAAAGTGCTGGCTTATGACGATGGACATTTGGCCGGCGTTCACATCGTTGGCCCTCACGCAAGCGATTTAATTCACGAGGCTGCCATTGCTATGCATGCCGGCGTTTCGGTGGAGGAGCTTATCTCCTGCATTCATGCCCACCCCACTTTGGCGGAGGTCTTTCACGAAGCGGTCATGGCATTAAACGAAGAGGCCATTCATCAGTTGCCCAAGAAGCGTTAA
- the gcvT gene encoding glycine cleavage system aminomethyltransferase GcvT, whose translation MRKTPLYDKHVALGGRIVDFSGWALPVQYSGIVEEHLATRNAAGLFDVSHMGEITVEGKDALKFIDYLVTNDVTKLVPQKVMYSPMCYEHGGAVDDLLIYMHDESHFLLVVNAANKDKDYQWILDKSKKFDVKVEDVSDSYAQIALQGPKAEAILQKLTDVPLSDMKFYTFKDNASVGGARLLLSRTGYTGEDGFELYLSPADACSIWDKLLEAGKDEGLLPAGLGARDTLRFEACLPLYGQELSEEITPLEAGLGFFVKLTKEDFIGKAKLLEQKEKGLKRKIAGLEMVEKGVPRHGYEVRLQGKRIGTITSGSFAPYLEKYLALALLDMGYTEIGQEVYVDIRGKEKLAKVVETPFYKRRYKR comes from the coding sequence ATGAGAAAGACGCCTCTTTATGATAAGCATGTCGCACTGGGCGGTCGAATCGTCGATTTCTCCGGCTGGGCTCTTCCGGTGCAGTACAGCGGAATAGTCGAGGAACATCTGGCCACCAGAAACGCCGCCGGCCTATTTGATGTATCCCACATGGGCGAAATAACGGTCGAGGGCAAAGATGCCTTGAAGTTCATCGATTACCTGGTTACCAACGATGTGACTAAGTTAGTGCCACAGAAGGTCATGTATTCCCCCATGTGCTACGAACATGGGGGAGCAGTAGACGACTTGCTGATATACATGCACGACGAAAGCCACTTTCTATTGGTGGTGAACGCAGCCAACAAGGACAAGGATTATCAGTGGATCTTGGACAAATCGAAGAAGTTCGACGTAAAGGTCGAAGACGTATCGGACAGCTACGCTCAAATTGCCCTGCAGGGGCCCAAGGCAGAAGCCATTTTACAAAAGCTGACGGATGTTCCTTTGAGCGACATGAAGTTTTACACCTTTAAGGATAACGCCTCAGTCGGTGGCGCAAGGCTTTTGCTTTCGCGAACCGGGTACACGGGCGAGGACGGATTTGAGCTTTATCTCTCTCCAGCCGATGCCTGCAGCATTTGGGACAAGTTGCTTGAGGCGGGCAAGGACGAAGGCCTGCTTCCGGCGGGACTTGGCGCCAGGGATACGTTGCGCTTTGAGGCCTGCCTGCCGCTTTACGGGCAGGAGTTGTCCGAGGAGATAACGCCGCTTGAAGCCGGGCTGGGCTTTTTCGTCAAATTGACAAAGGAGGATTTCATAGGGAAGGCCAAGCTGCTTGAGCAGAAGGAAAAGGGCTTGAAGCGCAAGATTGCAGGCCTTGAGATGGTCGAAAAGGGAGTACCAAGGCATGGTTACGAGGTGAGATTGCAGGGTAAAAGGATAGGCACCATCACTTCCGGATCGTTTGCTCCTTACCTCGAAAAATATCTGGCCTTGGCCTTACTTGACATGGGCTATACGGAGATCGGCCAAGAGGTTTATGTGGATATAAGGGGAAAGGAAAAGCTTGCCAAAGTAGTGGAAACTCCTTTCTATAAGAGACGCTACAAACGCTAG
- the gcvPA gene encoding aminomethyl-transferring glycine dehydrogenase subunit GcvPA: MWNYIPHTPEDKQKMLEALGVKSVDELFEDIPKEVRMKGIYDIPGPMSEDELVKHMEGLAGKNLNLDSCACFLGAGVYDHFVPSVVDAVASRGEFYTAYTPYQPEISQGTLQAIFEYQSMICELTGMYVTNASMYDGASAFAESAFMACTATKREKVLCSKAVNPEYRAVLRTYTRFRGVQVEEFGYEDGQVDIKDLEGKLGDEIAAVMIQSPNFFGVIEDIARIAEAAHSKGAMMIVSADPISLAMLEAPGHLGADIVTGEGQALGNQPSFGGPHFGFLAATEKLLRRMPGRIVGQTVDTQGRRGFVLTLQAREQHIRREKATSNICTNQSLCALMGAVYMVAMGKEGLKEVASLCYNKAHYTMEGLVKRGFKRAFSAPFFKEFVVLSPKPVKELNDALLKQGFIGGYDLSCHYPEIGQGWLIAVTERRTKEEIDRFVDIAGGEAL, translated from the coding sequence ATGTGGAATTACATTCCCCATACGCCGGAAGATAAACAAAAGATGCTCGAGGCATTGGGCGTCAAGTCCGTTGACGAGCTCTTTGAAGATATACCCAAGGAAGTACGGATGAAGGGCATCTACGACATTCCCGGCCCCATGTCAGAAGATGAGCTGGTAAAGCACATGGAGGGTTTGGCCGGCAAGAATTTGAACCTCGACAGCTGCGCCTGTTTTTTGGGAGCGGGCGTCTACGATCACTTCGTTCCGTCAGTGGTCGATGCCGTAGCGTCAAGGGGAGAGTTCTACACGGCCTACACCCCCTACCAGCCCGAGATTAGCCAAGGAACCTTGCAGGCCATCTTCGAATATCAATCCATGATATGCGAGCTCACGGGCATGTACGTCACAAACGCCTCCATGTACGACGGAGCTTCGGCATTTGCAGAGTCGGCCTTCATGGCCTGCACTGCCACCAAGAGAGAAAAGGTGCTTTGCTCTAAGGCGGTGAATCCGGAATACAGGGCGGTGCTAAGGACTTACACCCGCTTTAGGGGCGTCCAAGTAGAAGAGTTCGGCTACGAAGACGGACAGGTAGACATTAAGGACCTCGAAGGCAAATTGGGCGACGAAATAGCTGCCGTCATGATACAAAGCCCCAACTTCTTTGGAGTAATCGAGGACATAGCCCGCATAGCCGAGGCAGCCCACTCCAAAGGTGCCATGATGATCGTGAGCGCAGACCCCATTTCCCTTGCCATGCTTGAGGCTCCTGGCCATTTAGGTGCCGACATCGTCACCGGCGAAGGCCAGGCCCTGGGCAACCAGCCGTCCTTTGGAGGGCCCCATTTCGGCTTTTTGGCTGCGACGGAAAAGCTGCTTCGCAGGATGCCGGGAAGAATCGTCGGGCAGACCGTGGACACCCAGGGTCGCCGCGGCTTCGTTTTGACCTTGCAGGCGAGGGAACAGCACATACGCCGCGAGAAGGCGACTTCTAACATATGCACCAACCAGAGCCTGTGTGCCCTCATGGGCGCCGTCTACATGGTGGCGATGGGCAAAGAGGGCCTGAAGGAAGTGGCAAGCCTTTGCTACAATAAAGCCCACTACACCATGGAAGGGCTTGTCAAGCGCGGGTTTAAGCGAGCCTTTAGCGCGCCGTTTTTTAAGGAATTCGTCGTCCTTTCGCCTAAGCCCGTGAAGGAGCTTAACGACGCGCTCCTAAAGCAGGGGTTCATCGGAGGTTACGACCTGTCGTGTCATTACCCGGAGATCGGTCAAGGATGGCTTATCGCGGTTACGGAGCGCAGGACGAAGGAAGAGATAGACAGGTTTGTGGATATCGCAGGGGGTGAAGCGCTATGA
- the xth gene encoding exodeoxyribonuclease III — protein MSFFTIATFNVNSIRSRLHILERWLQKNPVNVLCLQETKVTDDQFPVGAFDSWGYNVFFRGRKAYAGVAIACQDEPSEVIYGFPDGHDGKDDDRLIMARFDDLWVINTYVPQGKSIDHPDYQYKKNFFRRFLDMLESGFKDDDKILWVGDMNVAPEDKDVTNPETKRNHVCFHEEIRDLFDTVKSWGFVDVFRKHHPEEGQFTFWDYRVKNALERNIGWRVDHILATNPVAERSVDCYIDREPRGWERPSDHTFLVGIFDIQ, from the coding sequence ATGTCCTTTTTTACGATTGCTACGTTTAATGTGAATTCCATCAGAAGCAGGCTTCACATATTGGAAAGGTGGCTTCAAAAAAATCCGGTAAACGTGCTTTGCCTTCAGGAAACCAAGGTGACCGACGATCAATTTCCCGTAGGGGCCTTCGATTCTTGGGGATACAACGTGTTTTTTAGGGGCAGGAAGGCATATGCAGGCGTTGCCATAGCATGCCAGGACGAGCCCAGCGAGGTTATCTACGGCTTTCCCGATGGCCACGACGGCAAAGACGACGATCGGCTGATCATGGCCCGCTTCGATGACCTGTGGGTCATAAACACCTACGTTCCGCAGGGGAAATCCATAGACCACCCCGATTATCAGTACAAAAAAAATTTCTTCAGGCGATTCCTGGACATGTTAGAATCCGGTTTCAAGGACGACGACAAGATACTTTGGGTAGGCGATATGAACGTAGCTCCCGAGGACAAGGACGTGACCAACCCCGAGACCAAGAGAAATCACGTCTGTTTCCACGAGGAGATCAGAGACCTCTTCGACACTGTCAAATCATGGGGTTTCGTAGACGTATTTAGGAAACATCATCCCGAGGAAGGACAGTTCACCTTCTGGGACTATCGCGTTAAAAATGCCCTGGAGCGAAACATAGGATGGCGCGTAGATCACATATTGGCCACAAATCCCGTTGCCGAGCGATCGGTAGACTGCTACATAGACAGGGAACCACGCGGTTGGGAAAGGCCGTCGGATCATACCTTCCTCGTGGGCATCTTTGATATTCAATAA
- the gcvPB gene encoding aminomethyl-transferring glycine dehydrogenase subunit GcvPB, with protein MKKPVELIFELSKAGRKAYSLPACDVPEADEKIPEKFARKVDARLPEVFEVDVVRHFTRLSQLNYAVDLGFYPLGSCTMKYNPKVNESVSRLPGFLKLHPYQPEESVQGALKLIYDLEGMLCEITGMDRATLQPAAGAHGEMTGLMIIKAALEHRGEGKRNKIIIPDSAHGTNPASASMVGFEVLEVKSDERGNVDVEDLKKLMSDEVAGIMLTNPNTLGLFEERITEIARIIHDAGGLLYYDGANLNANLGKARPGDMGFDVVHLNLHKTFSTPHGGGGPGSGPIAVKKELVPFLPVPVVERDGDRYYLDYDRPLSIGKVRSFYGNFNVMVKAYAYILTMGPEGLKEAAECAVLNANYLMKRLRDYFDLPFDRWCKHEFVISGNKQKKATGVTTLDMVKRLIDYGFHPPTVYFPLIVPEAMMVEPTETESLETLDAFAECMIKIAKEAEEAPEVVKDSPKTTPISRLDEVTAAKRPIVKWDFDK; from the coding sequence ATGAAAAAGCCCGTAGAGCTCATATTCGAACTCTCCAAAGCAGGCAGAAAGGCCTACTCTCTTCCCGCTTGCGATGTGCCTGAAGCCGACGAAAAGATCCCGGAAAAGTTTGCGAGGAAGGTCGACGCGAGGTTGCCCGAAGTATTTGAGGTAGACGTGGTTCGACATTTCACCAGGCTGTCTCAGCTCAACTACGCCGTCGACTTAGGCTTTTACCCGCTCGGGTCGTGTACGATGAAGTATAACCCGAAGGTGAACGAATCCGTCTCGCGCCTGCCGGGTTTCCTCAAGCTACATCCTTATCAGCCTGAAGAAAGCGTCCAGGGGGCCCTGAAGCTCATCTACGACCTGGAAGGGATGTTGTGCGAGATCACCGGAATGGATAGGGCCACGCTGCAGCCCGCCGCCGGTGCGCACGGCGAGATGACGGGCTTGATGATCATAAAGGCTGCCCTCGAGCACAGAGGCGAGGGCAAGAGAAACAAGATCATAATACCTGATTCCGCCCACGGCACGAACCCGGCTTCAGCCAGCATGGTCGGCTTCGAGGTGCTGGAAGTCAAGTCCGACGAGCGCGGCAACGTCGACGTGGAGGACTTGAAGAAGCTCATGAGCGACGAAGTAGCCGGCATCATGTTGACGAACCCCAACACCCTGGGGTTGTTCGAGGAAAGGATAACGGAGATCGCAAGGATAATACATGACGCAGGCGGGCTTTTGTACTACGATGGCGCCAACCTCAACGCAAATCTGGGCAAGGCGCGTCCGGGCGACATGGGATTTGACGTGGTGCACTTGAACCTCCATAAGACCTTCAGCACCCCTCACGGAGGCGGAGGCCCGGGGTCTGGCCCCATCGCCGTCAAGAAAGAGCTTGTACCCTTCCTGCCCGTCCCCGTGGTAGAACGGGATGGCGATCGCTACTACCTGGATTACGATAGGCCACTTTCCATAGGAAAGGTGAGGTCCTTCTACGGAAACTTCAACGTGATGGTAAAGGCCTACGCCTACATACTGACCATGGGTCCCGAGGGCTTGAAAGAAGCGGCAGAATGCGCCGTGCTTAACGCCAATTACCTAATGAAACGCCTTCGCGATTACTTCGACTTACCCTTCGATCGCTGGTGCAAGCATGAGTTCGTCATCTCCGGCAATAAACAGAAGAAGGCCACAGGCGTCACTACGCTTGACATGGTCAAGAGGCTGATAGATTACGGCTTCCATCCGCCTACTGTGTACTTCCCGCTCATCGTCCCCGAGGCGATGATGGTGGAACCCACGGAGACGGAAAGCCTTGAGACACTGGATGCCTTCGCGGAGTGCATGATCAAGATAGCGAAGGAAGCAGAAGAAGCTCCTGAGGTCGTAAAGGATTCGCCGAAGACCACGCCCATCAGCCGCCTGGACGAGGTCACGGCGGCAAAGAGGCCCATCGTAAAGTGGGATTTCGATAAGTAA
- a CDS encoding DMT family transporter produces MHGVLLVLGATLIWGTNGPVIRFINSFGVGPLLITLFRITVSTCIIMSICPRPRAQLIIPRREEITKPLFWLSSLGLISSNLGLSMAFLRISVGLTLILYYTAPIWAMIGAWIIARERPTVVQILALITSLSGVCFAVWDPGEGLRFDLMGIACALAAGAGYALYLLNGRFGLGKVSPFKAYLQNFMWASVICWIAAICSGEVSTLFKAPLKAYIGLLYMALCTSTLAFGMVSRALKYMSSSIASVISMSEVPLSMMWAFILLGERPEKSAIFGGIFICIAVILLSLEPLFYCRDNR; encoded by the coding sequence ATGCATGGAGTACTTTTGGTCCTTGGTGCAACGCTCATATGGGGAACGAACGGCCCCGTCATTCGTTTCATTAACAGCTTCGGGGTTGGTCCCCTTTTGATCACGCTTTTTCGCATCACCGTAAGCACTTGCATAATCATGTCGATCTGCCCCAGGCCGCGTGCCCAGCTTATAATTCCGCGCAGGGAGGAGATCACCAAGCCCCTGTTTTGGCTGAGCTCTCTGGGACTGATCAGCTCAAATCTTGGCTTGAGCATGGCTTTCTTAAGGATATCCGTCGGCTTAACTTTGATCCTATACTATACTGCCCCAATTTGGGCCATGATAGGAGCCTGGATCATAGCTCGGGAACGTCCCACCGTGGTCCAAATTCTGGCCTTAATCACATCTTTATCGGGAGTCTGCTTCGCCGTCTGGGACCCTGGGGAGGGATTGAGATTCGACCTCATGGGTATAGCCTGTGCCCTTGCAGCCGGAGCGGGGTATGCCCTGTACTTGCTCAACGGCAGGTTCGGATTGGGAAAAGTGTCGCCCTTTAAGGCCTATTTGCAAAACTTCATGTGGGCTTCCGTAATTTGCTGGATCGCAGCGATCTGCTCAGGAGAGGTATCGACATTGTTTAAAGCCCCCTTAAAGGCCTACATTGGCCTTCTGTACATGGCGCTTTGCACCTCAACGCTGGCCTTCGGGATGGTCTCAAGGGCCCTTAAGTACATGTCCAGCTCCATAGCGTCTGTCATATCCATGAGCGAGGTCCCGCTGTCCATGATGTGGGCCTTTATATTGCTAGGCGAGAGGCCAGAAAAAAGCGCCATTTTTGGCGGCATCTTCATATGCATTGCCGTCATATTGCTGTCGCTAGAGCCTTTATTTTATTGCAGGGATAATCGATAA
- a CDS encoding metallophosphoesterase encodes MGLGLIFFITVVLSIYSLTNYYIFIHIAPLCHTPAGKAVAVLLILHIIAYPCSRILQAIGSTGALTEISAGLTAIGSYYLAFMTYAFFLALFEDIYRFFASLFSFLPLLDSTSRAALWKFGICIIITLVVFGGINAKRPRVVTLDIEMPCNGTSSRSLRAVAVSDMHVGPFMRNSRIRELVDRINSLSPDVVFFVGDIVDESVSAAIEEGLADELRNIKAPLGVYASAGNHDHYAGIDAVEKALGQAGARMLRDEFSVVGNAFLLVGREDATASRFDGSTRQPLSSILKNAPKDYPVIVLDHTPVGLDEAASLNVALQLSGHTHNGQIWPFNLITGLVFEKSWGILRKGNTIFYVSCGYGTWGPPVRLGSVPEIILLNLKFGLRDR; translated from the coding sequence ATGGGGCTTGGTTTAATATTTTTTATCACTGTGGTGCTTTCGATTTACTCTTTAACGAACTACTATATTTTCATCCATATCGCCCCTTTATGCCATACTCCTGCCGGCAAGGCGGTTGCCGTGCTATTGATTTTGCATATTATCGCATATCCTTGTAGCCGCATACTTCAGGCTATAGGATCGACGGGGGCTTTGACTGAGATATCTGCAGGACTTACGGCGATCGGCTCCTACTACCTCGCCTTCATGACCTATGCCTTCTTCCTGGCCTTATTTGAGGATATCTACAGATTCTTTGCATCGCTATTCTCATTTCTTCCCTTGCTGGACAGTACGTCAAGGGCCGCCCTTTGGAAGTTTGGCATCTGCATAATAATTACACTCGTGGTCTTTGGCGGCATAAATGCCAAAAGGCCAAGGGTCGTCACGCTAGATATCGAAATGCCATGTAACGGCACAAGCTCAAGATCTCTTCGCGCAGTGGCGGTATCCGACATGCATGTGGGGCCCTTCATGAGAAATTCCAGGATCAGGGAACTGGTGGACAGGATAAATTCGCTGTCCCCCGACGTGGTCTTTTTTGTGGGAGACATAGTGGACGAAAGCGTATCGGCAGCCATTGAGGAGGGGCTCGCCGATGAGCTTAGAAATATAAAAGCTCCCTTGGGAGTTTACGCTTCTGCCGGCAATCACGACCATTACGCCGGAATTGATGCCGTAGAAAAGGCGCTAGGACAAGCAGGAGCAAGAATGCTCAGGGATGAATTTTCCGTAGTGGGAAATGCGTTTTTGCTCGTGGGCCGCGAAGATGCCACGGCGAGCAGATTTGACGGCAGCACGCGCCAGCCGCTTTCGAGCATCCTAAAAAACGCCCCAAAGGATTATCCCGTAATCGTCTTGGACCACACCCCCGTTGGCTTAGATGAGGCGGCCTCTTTAAATGTGGCCCTGCAGCTTTCGGGCCATACGCACAATGGCCAGATTTGGCCCTTTAACCTCATCACGGGATTGGTATTTGAAAAAAGTTGGGGTATTTTACGTAAAGGCAACACCATTTTTTATGTATCATGCGGTTATGGTACATGGGGACCTCCAGTGCGCCTGGGATCCGTGCCGGAAATCATATTGCTAAACTTGAAGTTCGGCCTAAGGGACCGGTAA